In the Telopea speciosissima isolate NSW1024214 ecotype Mountain lineage chromosome 2, Tspe_v1, whole genome shotgun sequence genome, one interval contains:
- the LOC122652391 gene encoding lysine-rich arabinogalactan protein 19-like, translating to MGSWWWAFAFVFFCFQIGISDGQSPVAAPSKPPSAPAQSPSTATPPPTVTPPIATPNSSPASSPPPLLAPSKSPALPPAPISPPTIAPALPPPVSPPPALAPSLAPVPSPSIAPPAPSPAPPTPAPAPAINPPTPTPAPAPELVPSPAPAPSKSKKKKKKKKHKHKKHHHAPAPAPTPPSPPAPPTSDSQVQVTPAPAPDLNGGIAAMGGLFERLTTIGIAILVTVAVMA from the exons ATGGGTTCTTGGTGGTGGGCTTTcgcttttgttttcttttgttttcagaTCGGCATTTCCGATGGGCAAAGTCCGGTAGCAGCACCTTCCAAACCACCATCTGCTCCGGCACAGTCACCCTCAACTGCCACACCACCTCCCACTGTTACTCCTCCCATTGCCACTCCTAATTCTTCACCAGCAAGTAGTCCTccacctcttttagctccttcaaaaTCGCCGGCACTACCACCAGCACCAATTTCACCTCCAACCATTGCACCAGCCTTGCCTCCACCAGTCTCGCCGCCACCCGCACTAGCACCATCGCTGGCGCCAGTGCCTTCTCCATCAATAGCACCACCTGCACCATCACCTGCGCCACCAACACCAGCGCCAGCACCAGCCATAAATccaccaacaccaacaccagCGCCTGCACCAGAGTTGGTGCCATCACCAGCACCCGCTCCTTCgaagagtaagaagaagaagaagaagaagaagcacaagCATAAGAAGCACCATCATGCACCAGCACCGGCACCAACTCCACCAAGCCCACCTGCACCACCTACTTCCGACTCACAAGTTCAAGTTACACCGGCACCAGCACCGGATCTG AATGGAGGGATTGCAGCCATGGGAGGACTATTTGAAAGGTTGACAACGATTGGAATAGCTATTCTTGTTACTGTAGCAGTTATGGCATGA